A region of Nostoc sp. 'Peltigera membranacea cyanobiont' N6 DNA encodes the following proteins:
- a CDS encoding phycobilisome rod-core linker polypeptide, whose amino-acid sequence MPISLLNYSPSSRNHRVSGYEILGDEQPRIYTAEYLPSSVEMDALIMAAYRQIFHEQQMLDSNRQPFLESQLRNGQITVRDFIRGLAISDAFRRLNYESNNNYRFVQICVQRFLGREVYNEREKLAWSIVLATKGIQGFIDALVDSEEYISNFGYSTVPYQRRRILQGRSQGELPFARMARYGEDYRDKLPLPLTRKPVEPFTLKTFLRSSDRDVVLWLLASLLGLIVLFTWLTVSGYLPKLGGY is encoded by the coding sequence ATGCCTATTTCTCTGTTAAATTACTCCCCTTCATCTCGAAATCATCGTGTATCTGGATATGAGATTCTTGGCGACGAGCAACCGAGAATTTATACAGCAGAATATCTGCCATCATCAGTAGAAATGGATGCCTTGATAATGGCAGCCTATCGTCAGATTTTCCACGAACAACAGATGCTAGATAGCAACCGCCAACCCTTTTTAGAATCCCAACTGAGAAATGGTCAAATTACAGTTAGGGATTTTATTCGAGGGTTAGCAATATCTGATGCATTTCGGCGACTCAATTACGAAAGCAACAATAACTACCGCTTCGTGCAGATATGCGTACAGCGTTTCCTTGGTCGTGAGGTTTACAATGAGCGCGAAAAACTAGCCTGGTCGATTGTGCTAGCTACCAAAGGAATCCAAGGTTTTATCGATGCTTTAGTGGATAGTGAGGAGTACATTAGTAACTTTGGTTACAGTACAGTTCCCTATCAACGGCGACGGATTTTGCAAGGGCGTTCTCAAGGTGAATTACCTTTTGCAAGGATGGCTCGTTATGGCGAAGATTATCGTGACAAATTACCACTTCCTTTAACTAGAAAGCCGGTTGAGCCTTTTACTTTAAAAACCTTTTTACGCAGTTCTGACAGAGACGTGGTGTTATGGCTATTAGCTTCCCTGCTGGGGCTGATTGTCTTGTTTACTTGGCTAACTGTATCTGGTTACTTGCCAAAGTTGGGCGGATACTAG
- a CDS encoding AAA family ATPase translates to MLKQLILENWKSFRYAELPLDPLTVLIGTNASGKSNVVEALEFLQRIARGENIEAALAGDKILSSIRGGVEWAAIKPEKEFTLKALVAGEDETTDYLYVIKIQTIPEIRVIEEYIEPQILSENYLNNINAKSWNFPTRSGLKEVNSPININEIMKFKKNLNNNPIEIDTQTEEFKNTYNEYAIFKQKIKDCIISKLENILILNPEPSKMRDYSRLSDTFESDASNIAGVLATLSDERKKEVESTLSTYVKDLPEGDSQKVWAEKVGRFRTDAMLYCQEHWKPGQDPTTIDAKTMSDGTLRFIAILTALLTRPEGSQLVIEEIDNGLHPSRAELLVRILREIGSKRKIDILLTTHNPALLDALGPEIVPFLVVAHRDSETGESKLTLLEDIDNFSKLFASYSLGDMTTKGAIERSLSHNE, encoded by the coding sequence GTGCTTAAGCAACTCATCTTAGAAAATTGGAAAAGTTTCCGTTATGCGGAGCTTCCACTTGACCCGTTGACTGTTCTGATTGGTACAAACGCAAGTGGTAAATCTAATGTAGTTGAAGCGTTAGAATTTTTACAAAGAATAGCACGAGGTGAAAATATTGAAGCGGCTTTAGCCGGAGATAAAATACTTTCATCTATTCGTGGTGGTGTAGAATGGGCTGCAATTAAGCCAGAAAAAGAGTTTACATTAAAAGCCCTGGTTGCAGGCGAAGATGAAACGACTGATTACCTATATGTTATAAAAATCCAAACAATACCTGAAATTAGAGTTATTGAAGAATATATCGAACCTCAAATATTAAGTGAAAATTATTTGAATAATATCAATGCTAAAAGTTGGAATTTTCCAACTAGAAGTGGATTAAAAGAAGTAAATTCTCCTATTAATATAAATGAAATAATGAAATTTAAAAAGAATTTAAATAATAATCCTATAGAAATAGATACCCAAACTGAAGAATTTAAAAACACATACAATGAATATGCAATTTTTAAGCAAAAAATTAAAGATTGTATAATTTCTAAGTTAGAAAATATATTGATTCTTAATCCTGAACCTTCAAAAATGCGTGATTACTCACGGTTATCTGATACTTTTGAAAGTGATGCATCTAATATTGCAGGTGTGCTAGCAACATTATCCGATGAACGTAAAAAAGAAGTAGAATCAACCCTGTCTACCTACGTTAAAGATTTACCAGAAGGTGATAGTCAAAAGGTATGGGCAGAAAAAGTTGGCAGATTTAGAACTGATGCAATGCTCTATTGTCAAGAACATTGGAAACCTGGGCAAGATCCAACGACGATTGATGCTAAAACTATGTCCGATGGAACTTTACGTTTTATAGCAATTCTCACAGCATTACTAACTAGACCAGAAGGTAGTCAACTAGTAATTGAAGAAATAGATAATGGTCTTCATCCCTCTCGTGCAGAATTACTAGTCAGAATACTAAGAGAGATTGGCAGCAAAAGAAAAATTGATATTTTACTTACTACTCATAACCCAGCTTTACTCGATGCTTTAGGCCCAGAAATCGTTCCTTTTTTGGTTGTTGCACACCGCGATTCTGAAACTGGAGAAAGCAAACTTACTCTTTTAGAAGATATTGATAATTTTTCTAAGTTGTTCGCATCATATTCTTTAGGTGATATGACAACGAAGGGTGCAATTGAAAGAAGCCTTTCTCATAATGAATAG
- a CDS encoding Uma2 family endonuclease has translation MIVTTAKWTIDEYHRMIAGGILDDRHVELLKGEIVEMSPEGEPHAYFSSEAGEYLIQLLGNRATVRPSKPITLPNNSEPEPDIAVVQRLGREYLEHHPYPENIFWLIEYSDSSLDKDLQIKTKIYAEVEIPEYWVVNLQKRQLIVFRDPQDGEYASKNTLTGGTIYPQAFPDLAISVSLIVSI, from the coding sequence ATGATTGTAACTACAGCGAAGTGGACAATAGATGAATATCACAGGATGATCGCGGGAGGCATCCTAGACGATCGACATGTGGAACTACTAAAGGGAGAAATTGTAGAAATGTCACCAGAAGGAGAACCTCATGCCTACTTCAGCAGTGAAGCCGGGGAGTATCTGATTCAACTTTTAGGCAATCGCGCCACGGTTCGCCCTAGTAAACCGATTACCCTTCCTAACAACTCTGAACCTGAGCCTGATATTGCTGTTGTACAAAGATTGGGACGTGAATATTTAGAACATCATCCCTACCCTGAAAATATCTTCTGGTTAATCGAATATTCAGATTCCAGCTTAGATAAGGACTTACAAATAAAAACTAAAATCTATGCTGAAGTAGAAATTCCTGAATATTGGGTAGTTAATCTTCAAAAGCGACAACTTATAGTATTTCGAGATCCTCAAGATGGAGAATATGCTTCAAAAAACACATTAACTGGAGGCACTATTTACCCACAAGCATTTCCAGATTTGGCTATATCAGTAAGTTTAATCGTGAGTATTTAG
- a CDS encoding response regulator transcription factor — protein MRILLVEDDVRLAETLAEALTDQRYMVDVVTDGEAGWNQAKMLDYDLLLLDVMLPELDGISLCHRLRSHSYTMPVLMLTARDTVSDKITGLDAGADDYVVKPVDLQELFARIRALLRRGNVSSPPILEWGNLHLNPSTYEVSYGENMLHLTPKEYGILELLLRNGRRVLSRSVIIEHIWSLESPPEEHAVKVHLRSLRQKLKAAGAFDDFIETVHGIGYRLKQLY, from the coding sequence ATGCGAATTCTCTTAGTTGAAGATGATGTCCGGCTGGCCGAAACTTTAGCAGAAGCCCTTACAGACCAGCGTTATATGGTTGATGTAGTAACAGATGGTGAAGCAGGATGGAATCAAGCCAAAATGCTGGATTATGACTTACTGCTGCTGGATGTGATGTTACCAGAGCTAGATGGAATTAGTTTATGCCATCGACTGCGATCGCACAGCTATACTATGCCTGTTCTCATGCTAACTGCTCGTGACACCGTTAGCGATAAAATCACCGGACTCGATGCGGGAGCCGATGATTATGTGGTTAAACCAGTGGATTTGCAAGAACTATTTGCCCGAATTCGCGCCTTGCTTCGGCGGGGTAATGTTTCATCACCGCCAATTCTGGAATGGGGAAATCTGCACCTCAACCCCAGCACTTATGAAGTGAGTTATGGCGAAAATATGCTCCATTTAACCCCAAAAGAATACGGAATATTAGAGTTATTGCTGCGAAATGGTCGTCGGGTTCTGAGTCGCAGTGTGATTATTGAACATATTTGGTCGCTAGAGTCTCCTCCAGAAGAACATGCGGTGAAAGTTCATCTCAGGAGCCTACGTCAAAAGCTCAAGGCAGCCGGAGCTTTTGATGATTTTATTGAGACAGTTCATGGTATAGGCTACCGTCTTAAACAACTCTACTAA
- a CDS encoding phycobilisome linker polypeptide — protein sequence MAFGASSRLGISLFEDTHSTERVPGYSAEEFEALITVIYRQVLGNAYVMESERLIVPESQFKRGEISVREFVRLVAKSELYRSRFFSNCPRYRAIELNFRHLLGRAPIDLEEMRSHSTILDEQGFEADIDSYLDSDEYQDTFGEDIVPYIRGYKTEAFQNIVQFTHIFQLVRGASSSSLKGNLAGKQPRLNSLVIQNTPTAVVSPASDGATFRNPPLGSRTRHGVAASDEGKVYRLEVTGYRAKALNQISPFRRSNQVYLVPFNKLSQEYQRIHQQGGAIASITLVN from the coding sequence ATGGCTTTTGGAGCAAGTTCACGTCTAGGTATCAGCCTGTTTGAAGACACTCACTCAACTGAGAGAGTACCCGGTTATTCAGCAGAAGAATTTGAAGCTCTCATCACAGTTATCTACAGACAGGTGTTAGGAAATGCCTATGTGATGGAAAGTGAGCGACTAATTGTTCCTGAGTCTCAGTTTAAGCGGGGCGAAATCAGCGTCCGCGAATTTGTGCGTTTGGTAGCGAAGTCTGAGTTATATCGTTCTCGGTTTTTCAGTAATTGTCCTCGTTATCGGGCAATTGAGTTGAACTTTAGGCATTTGCTTGGTCGCGCTCCTATTGACTTAGAAGAAATGCGATCGCACAGTACTATTCTGGATGAACAAGGCTTTGAAGCTGATATTGATTCCTATCTCGACAGCGACGAGTACCAAGATACCTTCGGGGAAGACATTGTGCCTTATATTCGAGGCTACAAAACCGAAGCCTTTCAGAATATCGTGCAGTTTACCCACATATTCCAATTAGTCCGAGGAGCCTCTAGTAGCAGTCTCAAAGGCAACTTGGCAGGTAAGCAACCTCGGTTGAATAGCTTGGTAATTCAAAATACCCCTACTGCTGTGGTTTCACCAGCTAGCGATGGTGCAACATTCCGCAATCCACCACTGGGTTCTAGAACTCGTCATGGTGTAGCAGCTAGTGATGAAGGTAAGGTTTATCGGTTGGAAGTCACTGGTTATCGGGCAAAGGCACTAAACCAGATTTCTCCATTTCGCCGCAGCAACCAAGTCTATCTCGTGCCCTTTAATAAACTGTCGCAAGAGTATCAACGCATTCACCAACAAGGTGGTGCGATCGCGAGTATCACCCTCGTTAACTAG